One part of the Kwoniella dendrophila CBS 6074 chromosome 5, complete sequence genome encodes these proteins:
- a CDS encoding 1,4-alpha-glucan-branching enzyme translates to MTDKAQMPTDGTGVLLSDPWLEPFSPALRKRYAAYKKQLDNIEEHEGGLAHFSEGYKSMGLQVDENGGVRYREWAPNATAARLIGEFIGISSPNMRVTTYKEFEEDVLPRIKKLGYNCIQMMAVMEHAYYASFGYQVTNFFAASSRYGTPEDLKSLIDKAHEMGLTVLLDVVHSHACKNILDGINEFDGTDHLYFHGGAKGKHELWDSRLFNYGHHEVLRFLLSNLRYWMDVYMFDGFRFDGVTSMMYTHHGIGTGFSGGYHEYFGDSVDLEAMVYLMLANQMLHEVYPNVITIAEDVSGMPTLGRPVYEGGVGFDYRLSMAVPDMWIKMLKELSDDQWDMGSVVHTLTNRRHLEKSVSYAESHDQALVGDKTLAFWLMDKEMYEYIFIVHTLGGEAYLNFEGNEFGHPEWMDFPREGNGNSFAHARRQFNLVDDQLLRYKYLNEFDVAMNWLEDKYKWLSSPQAYVSLKNESDKVIVFERAGLLFIFNFNPTQSFADYRVGVDAPGEYKVILSSDEKKFGGHERIDLNGRYFTTPMEWNGRANWIQVYTPARTVLVLGL, encoded by the exons ATGACCGATAAAGCTCAAATGCCCACAGATG GTACCGGTGTCCTGCTCTCTGATCCCTG GCTCGAACCTTTCTCTCCCGCCCTTCGAAAGCGTTATGCGGCATATAAAAAGCAACTTGACAACATCGAAGAGCACGAAGGAGGTCTCGCTCATTTTTCCGAAGGTTACAAATCCATGGGTCTTCAAGTAGACGAGAATGGAGGAGTCAGGTATCGAGAATGGGCGCCCAATGCTACAGCAGCTCGATTGATTGGAGAATTTA TTGGTATTTCCAGTCCTAACATGCGAGTCACAACATACAAGGAATTCGAGGAGGATGTCTTGCCGAGAATAAAAAAGCTCGGTTATAACTGCATCCAAAT GATGGCTGTTATGGAACATGCTTACTACGCTT CCTTCGGTTATCAAGTCACAAATTTCTTTGCCGCATCTTCGCGATATG GAACACCCGAGGACTTGAAATCGCTTATTGATAAGGCTCATGAGATGGGTCTTACTGTCTTACTTGATGTCGTCCATTCTCACGCATGTAAGAATATCTTGGATGG GATCAACGAATTTGATGGAACCGATCATTTGTACTTCCACGGAGGCGCTAAAGGCAAACACGAACTTTGGGATTCTCGTCTCTTCAATTATGGCCACCATGAAGTACTTCGGTTCCTTCTTTCAAACCTTCGATATTGGATGGATGTATACATGTTCGATGGATTCCGATTTGATGGGGTTACCAGTATGATGTACACCCATCATGGTATCGGCACGGGCTTTTCTGGAGGCTACCACGAGTACTTTGGTGACTCAGTCGATCTCGAAGCTATGGTGTATCTCATGCTG GCCAACCAAATGCTTCATGAAGTGTATCCTAATGTCATCACAATCGCTGAAGATGTTTCCGGTATGCCGACTCTCGGTCGTCCAGTCTATGAAGGAGGTGTAGGATTTGATTACCGACTCTCTATGGCCGTGCCCGATATGTGGATCAAGATGCTCAAAGAGTTATCTGACGATCAGTGGGATATGGGAAGTGTTGTTCATACTTTAACAAATCGTCGACACCTGGAGAAAAGTGTCTCATACGCTGAAAGTCATGATCAAGCACTTGTCGGAGATAAGACTTTGGCGTTCTGGCTCATGGACAAAGAAATGT ATGAATACAT ATTTATCGTTCACACTTTGGGTGGAGAAGCATATCTCAACTTCGAAGGTAACGAATTTGGTCATCCAGA ATGGATGGACTTCCCTCGAGAAGGAAACGGCAATTCCTTTGCTCACGCCCGCCGACAATTCAACCTCGTGGATGATCAACTCTTGCGTTACAAGTATTTGAACGAGTTCGATGTAGCTATGAATTGGCTCGAAGATAAATACAAGTGGCTCAGCTCACCTCAA GCATACGTCTCACTCAAGAACGAGAGCGACAAAGTAATCGTTTTCGAACGAGCAGGTCttctcttcattttcaact TCAACCCCACTCAATCTTTCGCTGATTATCGTGTCGGTGTTGATGCACCCGGAGAGTACAAGGTAATCTTGTCCagtgatgaaaagaaatttggGGGACACGAAAGGATCGATCTCAATGGCAGATACTTTACAACACCCATGGAATGGAACGGTCGAGCCAACTGGATTCAAGTTTATACCCCTGCAAGGACTGTCTTGGTACTTGGTTTATAA